The genomic interval AAGGATGCGGGCGGGGTCGGTGCCCCGGTTGACCCGCGCGGCGACGGATTCGACGAGGGTGGTGGTCTTTCCGGTGCCGGGCCCGGCGAGGACCAGCAGCGGGCCGCCCGGGTGGTCAACCACCGTGCGCTGGCCTGCGTCCAGGAGGGGGGGATCCACGGAACCGGGCGGAGTGCGGACCAGGCGGTACGCACCCGTGGTCCGCGGCCGTGACTCACGGTGCGGACTGTGCCGGGTGGAGGAGGAGCTCACGTGGATCGCCGGTCCTGGTGGGTGTACGCGGGTGTACGAGTGATGGATGAGGGACGGGGTCGGTGCAGACGGGAAAGAGGGGAGGGGCGGAGCGTGCCGCGCGATGACGACGCTACGCCAGCGACGGCACGGGAGGCAGCGGCTGTGCCGCGTCGCTCGTCACGTGCGCTGCCGCCGTCACGTGCGCTGCCGCGTGGGGCCGTATCCGCCGGGGGCCGATGGCGGAAGCTGTCAGGTGTGAGCTTTCTCGCCCCGACCGCCCGCACGGCCGCCCCGGCCGCCCGCGCCGCCGACGTCACCGCCCGCACCACGCGCCTCACCCCCCGCACCACGCGGGTCACCGCTGACGTCACCGCCGGCGTCACCGCCCGCACCGCGCCCTTCGTCAGGCGCGGCCCCCGTCCGCCCGCTCTCACCGCCGCCGCCGTCCGGTCGCACGCCACCGTCCCAGCGGGCGCGCCGCATGTCGATGCGCGGGATATGGCCCTCCGCCCGGTGCGACGCCTCGCGCAGCGGGGTGCCCTCGGCGCGGTAGTGGTCCAGCGCCCGCAGCTCGTGGGTGGGGAGCAGGGTCCCGTCGGAGCGGACGACGCGCCACCACGGCACGGCCGATCCGTACAGCGCCATGACCCGGCCGACCTGGCGGGGTCCGCCCTCGCCCAGCCACTCCGCGATGTCGCCGTACGTCATCACCCGGCCGGGTGGGATCAGGTCGGTCACATCGAGGACGCGCTCCGCGTACTCCGGCAGTTCGGCGCCGGTAGGGGCGGTGCCGGTAGGGGCGGTGCCGGAC from Streptomyces sp. CA-278952 carries:
- a CDS encoding MGMT family protein — encoded protein: MSQDQTDEGGSGTAPTGTAPTGAELPEYAERVLDVTDLIPPGRVMTYGDIAEWLGEGGPRQVGRVMALYGSAVPWWRVVRSDGTLLPTHELRALDHYRAEGTPLREASHRAEGHIPRIDMRRARWDGGVRPDGGGGESGRTGAAPDEGRGAGGDAGGDVSGDPRGAGGEARGAGGDVGGAGGRGGRAGGRGEKAHT